AATGAGCAAGTACTCAACGCACCCGACTGCAGAACCATCGCTAAATTGCCAACGGTGGGTGAATTGTGCGCGCCAGGAGATACTTCACAGGCACCGTTCTCTGCCGTTCACTTCTGGCGCACGGTCCGCACGGAAGGGGACAACATTATTCTCCCGCGAGTAACGCGACCGCACCGTTGCATACCAGGAGCAGGAGTGTCAAGTAGAGCAAGATTTAGCGGGAAAACAAGCAGAAAACCACCGATCAGGGCCGGTCAGCGTAAGATATTGTACCATTGCGCAATACCAGCGCGGAGTAACACACGCGAGACAGCAATCGGGGTGCGAGAAGTTATTACGATTACCAACCTGCCACCACGCAACAGCGAGCACACTGTTGTCCATTGGGAACTGGCCGTGTAATCCTTGTACTTTCTTCGGGGCAAGGAGAGCAATGAGAGCCACCATTAATTCCGGGAGATCTCGTTTGCCTCCCGTCCGAAATGCTCGTTCCTTGCCaaggatattaatttttaagcGTATGTTGACCACGCGGAAGGGTAGTAAGTCACCCACAAACGAGCTGCAGTACCGTAAACATGTcggtgatatttttgttttgaaagagTGGTATTAGTGCGTCACGACAAGGTGTGTCCGGTGACGATGTTACGCGAGATTCAAATGGTGTACATTGGGCAAAAACCAAGGGGGGTTTGGGGGGTTTTACTTAAACCGGCTCGAGACTTCCACCACTTTTCGAAGGGATTTGTTGCAGTATTGCCGAACCTGCGGCCTGGGGGATAGTTTGGGTGTAGCTGAGTCATCAATAGCTGTACGCTCGATGCGTGGCGGACATAAGGCGCCCGACCACACCGGGAGGCAAGAAGCCGCGCAGGCGCTCAGTGCAATCAGACTACGTGCAGATGTGAACGTTGCGCACTAACTTATGATCATTCGTAGGATTGGTTGTTGCGCGCGAGACGTTTGGTAAACGTAACGTAGAAGGAGTATTGGCCCCTATTGGCCAGCTATTATGTATTTAAGAAACAGGCAGATGAACTTTTGCTATTTAAATAACTCATTTCCAATTGCAATATTTACCATTGAAATCTTATTTCAACACAACTCGGCAAATTAACTACAATTAAACCATGCTTGTCCTTCCCTTTGCCGTTGCAGATGACAAACAGTTGGGAGGCAGCTCGGGCTTCACTAGGTTCCCTCTCTGGTAGCAGCAGTTCAGCACAATCCAACGCGCCGAAACAGCCGCAGCAAcatacgaaacaaaagcaacaaatgtATCTTCCAGCCTCCGGTGCCGTACCAGCAGTGCTACCAGCCGCCACCGAACCCTATGATTATTTCGATACCACCGTCAATGCCAATGCCATCGCCGAACGGACCAACAGCTTGCGACGGTTGCGAAGGGCCGGCTATGCCAACCGTAGCTTTATGTATCACGGCGAATATCCGCTCGGGGCCGTAGAGGACGGGTACGGTGATGATGCGGGTGGTGGAATGGGACGCTTGCCGTACTATGTCGAACCGACCTACCGTTCGCTCGAGTACGACCGAAGGCAACGGCGCCGGCACAGTGTGCATCAGCTGGCCAACTTTAACCCTTCCTCGAAGCTGGACGATCTAAGGCAGCGCTTCGACGAGTACAGCTCGTCGGCCGCTGTGCCTAGGGGTGCGTACTACGGCTACTACACGCTCGACCGCCACAAGAAACTATCCCGCCAGATGGCGCCGAATCCGTTGCCGCCGATTACGTACGGGAAGGCGTTCTCCTTCGGACAGAGCGCACGGTACAGTGGGAGCCGATCGTTGGATCGTGTACTGGTGGAGGAAGAACGCGAACAGCGCAAGGGCCCCAAGAGAGGTTCCCGCTCATCGCAGGGTTCCACCGATAGTAATAACAGTACACATGTAAGTATCTTCTCCCAGGCTGACATTAGCTTGGAATGCTCATCGGAGTATTAATAACATTTTATCTACCCTACAGAGTGCATCATCCGGGTCGCTACTGCTGACGGTAGCAAACCTTGAGAACTTTGCCAAAATACACCGTAAATCGACAGCTGGTGGCGGCAGGGGTGGTGGTCATCACTCCAAGCAGGATGGAGCCGCCAGTAGCCGAACGCTTGAGAGATACCTTTCCTCGACGCTCGATCTGGTCCCGCATCCCCATCCCGGTACGCTTGGGCGCCGATCGCgctacaacagcaacatcctGTTACCACATCAGCCgatcgacgacgatgatgagcAGGAAGATGACGATCGCAGCGTTCATCCAGCCGATCATGCCGCGATCGATTACAGAAAGGATGCGCATCACATTGGCAGTGGTGCGATCGTACCGATCGATGAAATTTCCATCGACGAAGGTGAAGGTAGTGGCAATGGGAGCGAACGGCAGCTACAACTTGCCGGTGTAGGACCGGCCGGCGGTGCCAGTCTCGTTTCGCCATTCCGATCGCTGAAGGGCAAAGATCCGGATTCGGTGTCCGTTGCCAGCTCAACGCATTTTACCATGGTGAATGGGATCGGGGGGCCGCAACGGGTAATCAAAACTGGCATC
This Anopheles marshallii chromosome 3, idAnoMarsDA_429_01, whole genome shotgun sequence DNA region includes the following protein-coding sequences:
- the LOC128713016 gene encoding uncharacterized protein LOC128713016, encoding MSTNVSNETIPEEPTPETEPPVDENAEEKFPLPLQMTNSWEAARASLGSLSGSSSSAQSNAPKQPQQHTKQKQQMYLPASGAVPAVLPAATEPYDYFDTTVNANAIAERTNSLRRLRRAGYANRSFMYHGEYPLGAVEDGYGDDAGGGMGRLPYYVEPTYRSLEYDRRQRRRHSVHQLANFNPSSKLDDLRQRFDEYSSSAAVPRGAYYGYYTLDRHKKLSRQMAPNPLPPITYGKAFSFGQSARYSGSRSLDRVLVEEEREQRKGPKRGSRSSQGSTDSNNSTHSASSGSLLLTVANLENFAKIHRKSTAGGGRGGGHHSKQDGAASSRTLERYLSSTLDLVPHPHPGTLGRRSRYNSNILLPHQPIDDDDEQEDDDRSVHPADHAAIDYRKDAHHIGSGAIVPIDEISIDEGEGSGNGSERQLQLAGVGPAGGASLVSPFRSLKGKDPDSVSVASSTHFTMVNGIGGPQRVIKTGICSSGHQITILIVTMSIIFMVGICSAVFLLEMRAREMPK